Proteins encoded in a region of the Campylobacter geochelonis genome:
- a CDS encoding glycosyltransferase family 2 protein: MENLVSMIIPTYNRLELLKKAINSAINQTYKNIEIIVTDDSTNELSYDYCKKLAVSEPRLKYFKNTTHKQSPNGNKNNGFDNANGDFICILDDDDELKSSAIQECFEFLSSGYKTVFADCLCEIDGVISEQISGRNPYKVSGKMSKIDYHCGRINGEYFKLFSREFIDEFRFDENSFGGENELYIRFFEKDVYYHKKPLYIYRILRADSATTNASKYPKNVAYAYLKTVSLTQKIALKHEPKFIAFLYKEAAYYAKIAGDYVLMYRCIFKSLKTKITKEAIIFLFVSFLPKIALFKLSSWRVKIKQRFGI; this comes from the coding sequence ATGGAAAATTTAGTAAGTATGATAATCCCAACATATAATCGTCTTGAATTACTCAAAAAAGCAATAAATTCTGCTATAAATCAAACTTATAAAAATATAGAAATTATAGTAACTGATGATAGTACAAACGAGCTTAGTTATGATTATTGTAAAAAGTTAGCAGTTAGTGAACCGCGTTTAAAATATTTTAAAAACACAACTCATAAACAAAGCCCAAACGGAAATAAAAACAATGGATTTGATAATGCAAATGGTGATTTTATCTGTATTTTGGATGATGATGATGAGCTTAAAAGTAGTGCGATACAAGAGTGTTTTGAATTTTTAAGTAGTGGTTATAAAACTGTTTTTGCTGATTGTTTGTGTGAGATTGATGGGGTGATAAGTGAGCAAATTTCTGGAAGAAATCCATACAAAGTAAGCGGAAAAATGAGCAAAATCGATTATCATTGTGGTCGTATTAATGGAGAGTATTTTAAACTTTTTTCACGTGAGTTTATCGATGAGTTTAGGTTTGATGAGAACTCTTTTGGCGGAGAAAATGAGCTATATATTCGTTTTTTTGAAAAAGATGTTTATTATCATAAGAAACCTCTTTATATTTATAGAATTTTAAGAGCAGATTCTGCTACAACAAATGCGAGCAAATATCCAAAAAATGTAGCTTATGCGTATTTAAAAACAGTTAGTTTAACACAAAAAATAGCCTTAAAGCATGAGCCAAAATTTATAGCTTTTTTATATAAAGAAGCTGCATATTATGCTAAGATTGCTGGTGATTACGTACTTATGTATAGATGTATTTTCAAAAGCTTAAAAACAAAAATTACAAAAGAGGCGATAATATTTTTGTTTGTGAGTTTTTTGCCAAAGATTGCGTTATTTAAGCTTTCTAGTTGGCGAGTTAAAATTAAACAAAGATTTGGTATATGA
- a CDS encoding polysaccharide pyruvyl transferase family protein, with the protein MKVGIFTLPLVNNYGGILQAYALNKALKNLGFETILINISIENSTKKLSKNYLKFLIAKYLLFFMKKYQNINFTAYKHHKDCKEFIKNEINPKTKKITTSKELLKFFKIKQFDACVLGSDQVFRPSYFVGFSEDFSLGFLNDDVIKIAYAASFGGEEFAGGVKNLERHIQNLAKFKAISVREKNGVKICNDVFKQNAVHVLDPTLLVDKSEFDILIKFGKSLADDKILTYILDKNKEKDEIIEKCSKNLATEIYAIDDDLNGNKVSVYEWVRAFSRAKMIITDSFHGCVFSIIFNKPFFVFINENRGNQRFYSLLEMFDIKDRIIKTIDDINLDNTINWQRVNEILKERREFSKEFLMQNLKAN; encoded by the coding sequence ATGAAAGTTGGAATTTTTACCCTTCCTCTTGTAAATAATTATGGTGGAATTTTGCAAGCATATGCCCTTAATAAGGCGCTGAAAAATCTTGGATTTGAAACGATTTTGATAAATATAAGTATTGAAAACTCTACTAAAAAATTATCTAAAAACTATCTTAAATTTTTGATAGCAAAATATTTGCTATTTTTTATGAAAAAATATCAAAATATAAATTTTACAGCATACAAACATCACAAAGATTGTAAAGAATTTATTAAAAATGAGATAAATCCAAAAACAAAAAAAATAACAACTTCAAAAGAGCTTTTAAAATTTTTTAAAATAAAGCAGTTTGACGCTTGTGTTTTGGGGAGTGACCAGGTTTTTAGACCATCATATTTTGTCGGTTTTAGTGAGGATTTTTCGCTTGGATTTTTAAATGATGATGTAATAAAAATCGCTTATGCTGCAAGCTTTGGAGGTGAAGAATTTGCCGGTGGAGTTAAAAATTTAGAAAGACACATACAAAATTTGGCTAAATTCAAAGCTATTTCTGTTAGAGAAAAAAATGGAGTTAAGATTTGTAATGATGTTTTTAAACAAAACGCAGTTCATGTGCTAGATCCAACGTTGCTTGTGGATAAATCAGAGTTTGATATCCTTATAAAATTTGGCAAAAGCTTGGCTGATGATAAAATTTTGACCTATATTTTGGATAAAAATAAAGAAAAAGATGAGATAATTGAAAAATGTTCCAAAAACCTAGCTACAGAAATTTATGCAATTGATGATGATTTAAACGGAAATAAGGTTAGTGTTTATGAATGGGTTAGAGCGTTTAGTAGGGCAAAAATGATAATCACAGATTCATTTCACGGGTGCGTTTTTTCTATCATTTTTAATAAACCATTTTTTGTTTTTATAAATGAAAATCGTGGAAATCAGAGGTTTTACTCGCTTTTAGAAATGTTTGATATAAAAGATAGAATTATAAAAACTATCGATGATATAAATTTAGACAATACTATAAATTGGCAAAGAGTAAATGAAATTCTAAAAGAAAGACGAGAATTTTCTAAAGAGTTTTTGATGCAAAATTTAAAGGCAAATTAA